A genomic region of Vibrio ziniensis contains the following coding sequences:
- a CDS encoding ATP-dependent zinc protease family protein: protein MKQQWKFIIPLMLSGGLIACSTTSGEGDAKDQAVQVEEPKQEVSQTERDLSKYETLTPKVEPIAEPKAEVKPEQQSKPTSKPPVVVDVKKTADGRLILGEQEWVYVPGLKESFRARIDTGATTSSVSAVDVVPFERDGKDWVKFKIAHDDVKSKEYALPVERWVDIRQSSAEGTQRRAVVMAWIQIGDLKEKTEFTLTDRSHLTFPVLLGRSFFKDVALVDVSRKYIQPKHE from the coding sequence ATGAAACAACAGTGGAAATTTATAATTCCTTTGATGCTCAGTGGCGGTTTAATTGCTTGTTCAACAACGTCTGGCGAAGGTGACGCAAAGGATCAAGCTGTTCAAGTTGAGGAACCTAAACAAGAGGTTTCTCAAACAGAAAGAGACCTCAGTAAATATGAAACCCTAACACCAAAGGTCGAGCCGATTGCTGAACCTAAAGCAGAAGTGAAACCAGAACAACAGTCAAAGCCCACATCTAAGCCTCCAGTAGTAGTTGATGTGAAGAAAACAGCCGATGGTCGCTTGATTCTTGGTGAACAAGAATGGGTCTACGTTCCGGGTCTTAAAGAGAGCTTCCGTGCACGTATTGATACTGGAGCAACTACCTCCTCCGTGAGCGCAGTGGATGTCGTTCCATTTGAGCGTGATGGCAAAGACTGGGTTAAGTTCAAAATTGCACACGATGATGTGAAAAGCAAAGAGTATGCTCTTCCAGTTGAACGTTGGGTTGATATTCGTCAGTCAAGTGCGGAAGGTACTCAACGTCGTGCTGTGGTTATGGCATGGATTCAAATTGGCGATTTGAAAGAGAAGACCGAATTTACCCTTACAGACAGAAGCCACTTAACTTTCCCTGTGTTGTTAGGTCGTAGTTTCTTCAAAGATGTGGCTCTTGTGGATGTAAGTCGTAAGTATATTCAGCCGAAGCATGAATAA
- a CDS encoding aromatic amino acid transaminase: MFSHLTAPTLDPIISLTAAFRNDPRAQKVDLGIGVYKNSLGETPIMQAIIQAQEIVAKTQKSKSYVGLAGCEEFNQCMVNLVLADTPVRDRISVIQTPGASGALRMLADLIRFAQPETTVWLTDPSYVNHKPIMEAAGLKVKFYSYFSQHTKMVDAERMLTDLAQAGPKDVVVVHGCCHNPTGADIDFSAWQAITDLAQKNGFTPFVDIAYQGFGEGLQEDAKGIRYMVERVEEMLITTSCSKNFGLYRERTGAAMVLGKNATEAANAKGKLLTLARTTYTMPPDHGAALVKTVLQSDALTIIWKNELVEMQQRLLTLRQSLCNQLRNQHNTSQFDFIESHKGMFTMLGLTAEQMLRLREDFGIYGVADSRINIAGLTEKDIPYVADAIMKVL, translated from the coding sequence ATGTTCTCTCATTTAACTGCACCTACTCTTGACCCAATTATTTCTCTAACAGCGGCTTTTCGTAACGATCCTCGTGCGCAAAAGGTCGATCTAGGTATTGGTGTTTACAAAAATAGCTTAGGCGAAACGCCTATCATGCAAGCGATTATACAAGCCCAAGAGATTGTGGCAAAAACGCAAAAATCAAAATCCTATGTTGGCCTTGCAGGATGTGAGGAGTTCAATCAGTGCATGGTGAATTTAGTGCTGGCTGATACGCCTGTACGTGACCGCATCTCCGTAATTCAAACTCCGGGAGCAAGTGGTGCTTTACGTATGCTTGCTGATTTAATTAGGTTTGCTCAGCCAGAAACCACGGTGTGGCTAACCGATCCGAGCTATGTGAACCATAAACCGATTATGGAAGCGGCTGGCTTGAAAGTGAAGTTTTACAGCTACTTTAGCCAACACACCAAAATGGTTGATGCTGAGCGTATGCTGACAGATCTAGCACAAGCAGGTCCTAAAGATGTTGTGGTGGTTCATGGTTGCTGCCATAACCCAACTGGCGCAGATATTGATTTCTCTGCATGGCAGGCGATTACTGATCTGGCTCAGAAGAATGGGTTCACCCCATTTGTCGACATCGCTTACCAAGGTTTTGGTGAAGGTTTGCAAGAGGATGCAAAAGGTATTCGCTACATGGTGGAGCGTGTAGAAGAGATGTTGATTACTACGTCATGTTCGAAAAACTTCGGGCTTTACCGTGAACGTACTGGAGCAGCTATGGTGCTGGGAAAAAATGCCACGGAAGCGGCAAATGCGAAAGGTAAGCTACTTACATTGGCTCGTACAACATATACGATGCCACCTGATCATGGCGCAGCTCTGGTTAAAACGGTATTGCAAAGTGATGCATTAACCATAATTTGGAAAAATGAATTAGTAGAAATGCAACAGCGTCTGTTAACTCTTCGTCAAAGCTTATGTAACCAGTTGAGAAATCAACACAATACTTCACAATTTGATTTCATAGAAAGTCACAAAGGTATGTTTACTATGCTAGGCTTAACAGCAGAGCAAATGTTACGTCTGCGCGAAGATTTTGGCATTTATGGTGTTGCAGATAGTCGAATTAACATTGCTGGATTAACGGAAAAAGACATCCCTTATGTGGCGGATGCAATAATGAAAGTTTTATAA
- the nrdG gene encoding anaerobic ribonucleoside-triphosphate reductase-activating protein codes for MNYHQYHPIDVVNGPGTRSALFVSGCEHNCKGCYNQSTWSLRSGHPYTQELEDRIIADLNDIRIPKRGLSLSGGDPLHPQNVSTVLQLVKRVKKECSGKDIWLWTGYVLADLSEAQKQVLGYIDVLVDGKFVKDLADPSLDWRGSSNQVVHYLTSQS; via the coding sequence ATGAACTACCATCAATATCATCCTATTGATGTGGTCAATGGACCGGGGACACGCAGTGCACTGTTTGTCTCCGGTTGTGAACACAACTGTAAAGGCTGTTATAACCAGAGCACATGGTCTTTACGTTCTGGTCATCCCTATACACAAGAGTTAGAAGATCGCATCATTGCTGACTTAAACGATATTCGGATACCGAAACGCGGTTTGTCACTCTCTGGTGGTGACCCTCTTCATCCACAAAACGTGTCTACCGTTCTTCAGTTGGTTAAACGAGTAAAGAAAGAATGCAGTGGTAAAGATATCTGGCTGTGGACTGGCTATGTGTTGGCTGACCTCAGTGAAGCGCAAAAGCAAGTACTGGGATATATCGATGTATTAGTGGATGGAAAATTCGTAAAGGATCTTGCAGACCCAAGTTTAGATTGGCGGGGCAGCAGTAATCAGGTCGTTCATTACCTCACATCTCAATCCTGA
- the nrdD gene encoding anaerobic ribonucleoside-triphosphate reductase yields the protein MKPIVIKRDGSKAPFNRDRIQSAVESAAEHVDKELAIYALNVALAVELKLKDYEEVHIAEIQTMVENELMQGPYKALARSYIEYRHDRDISREKQSALTKEIEGLIQESNADLLNENANKDGKVIPTQRDLLAGIVAKHYAKTRILPRDIVQAHEEGDIHYHDLDYAPFFPMFNCMLIDLQGMLTHGFKMGNAEIDTPKSISTATAVTAQIIAQVASHIYGGTTINRIDEILAPYVAASYEKHLEIAKEWDIHSPEEFAKARTEKECYDAFQSLEYEVNTLHTANGQTPFVTFGFGLGTSWESRLIQKSILKNRIAGLGKNRKTAVFPKLVFAIKDGLNHKKVDPNYDIKQLALECASKRMYPDILNYDKVVEVTGSFKTPMGCRSFLNTYEENGELVHEGRNNLGVVSLNLPRIALKAKGDLNKFYELLDSKLKLARRALETRISRLEKVKARVAPILYMEGACGVRLKADDSITEIFKNGRASISLGYIGVHETITALFGAEEHVYDDAVLRQHAIDIIQRLRDAVDQWKEETGYAFSLYGTPSENLCSRFCRIDAKEFGVIEGVTDKGYYTNSFHLDVQKTVNPYDKIDFEMPYPEISSGGFICYGEFPNMQRNIEALENVWDYSYSRVPYYGTNTPIDECYSCGFTGEFDCTSKGFVCPKCGNHDSSKVSVTRRVCGYLGSPDARPFNFGKQEEVKRRVKHL from the coding sequence TTGAAACCTATCGTGATCAAACGTGATGGCTCTAAAGCCCCGTTTAACAGGGATCGTATTCAATCTGCAGTTGAAAGTGCCGCAGAACATGTGGATAAAGAGTTGGCTATTTACGCTCTGAATGTTGCACTTGCTGTCGAACTCAAATTGAAAGATTACGAAGAAGTTCATATCGCTGAAATTCAGACGATGGTAGAGAACGAGCTAATGCAAGGTCCGTACAAAGCATTAGCTCGTTCATACATTGAATATCGCCACGACCGCGATATTTCTCGTGAAAAGCAAAGCGCGTTGACCAAAGAAATCGAAGGCTTAATTCAAGAAAGTAACGCTGATCTTCTTAACGAGAATGCCAACAAAGATGGCAAAGTAATCCCAACACAGCGTGACTTGCTAGCGGGCATCGTTGCTAAGCACTATGCGAAAACACGTATTCTTCCTCGTGACATCGTTCAAGCGCATGAAGAAGGTGATATTCATTATCATGACCTTGACTACGCACCATTCTTCCCGATGTTTAACTGTATGCTCATCGATTTGCAGGGCATGTTGACGCACGGTTTTAAAATGGGTAACGCGGAAATTGATACGCCGAAATCCATTTCTACTGCGACTGCTGTAACGGCTCAAATCATTGCTCAGGTTGCAAGTCATATCTACGGTGGTACTACAATCAACCGTATTGATGAAATCCTTGCTCCGTATGTCGCAGCGAGCTATGAAAAACATTTAGAAATCGCTAAAGAGTGGGATATTCACAGTCCAGAAGAATTTGCTAAAGCTCGCACTGAAAAAGAGTGTTATGACGCATTCCAATCTCTAGAGTACGAAGTAAATACACTGCACACAGCTAACGGACAAACGCCATTTGTGACGTTCGGTTTTGGTTTGGGTACCTCTTGGGAATCAAGACTTATTCAAAAGTCTATTTTGAAAAACCGCATTGCAGGCTTAGGTAAAAACCGCAAAACGGCAGTTTTCCCTAAATTGGTATTCGCAATTAAAGATGGCTTGAACCACAAGAAGGTGGATCCAAACTACGATATCAAACAGCTTGCTCTGGAGTGTGCATCAAAACGTATGTACCCAGACATTCTTAACTACGACAAAGTGGTTGAAGTAACTGGTTCTTTCAAAACACCAATGGGCTGTCGTAGCTTCCTGAACACTTATGAAGAAAACGGTGAACTTGTTCATGAAGGTCGTAATAACCTTGGTGTAGTGAGTTTGAACCTACCGCGTATCGCTTTGAAAGCGAAAGGCGATTTGAACAAGTTCTACGAATTGTTAGATAGCAAACTGAAGTTGGCTCGCCGTGCGCTTGAAACTCGTATTAGTCGCTTGGAAAAAGTGAAGGCTCGTGTCGCTCCGATCCTATACATGGAAGGTGCATGTGGCGTTCGCTTGAAAGCAGACGATTCAATCACTGAGATTTTCAAAAACGGCCGCGCTTCTATCTCTCTTGGTTACATTGGTGTACACGAAACCATTACCGCTCTGTTTGGTGCCGAAGAACATGTTTACGATGACGCGGTACTGCGTCAGCACGCGATTGACATTATTCAACGCTTACGTGATGCAGTCGATCAATGGAAAGAAGAAACAGGTTACGCTTTCAGCCTGTACGGTACGCCAAGTGAAAACTTATGTAGTCGTTTCTGCCGAATTGATGCCAAAGAGTTTGGTGTTATTGAAGGAGTCACTGACAAAGGTTACTACACCAACAGTTTCCACTTGGATGTACAAAAAACAGTAAATCCATACGATAAGATTGATTTCGAGATGCCTTACCCAGAAATTTCGAGCGGTGGCTTTATCTGCTACGGTGAATTCCCGAACATGCAGCGCAACATTGAAGCGTTAGAAAATGTCTGGGACTACAGCTATTCTCGTGTGCCTTATTATGGCACGAATACTCCAATTGACGAGTGCTACAGCTGTGGCTTCACTGGCGAATTTGACTGTACTAGTAAAGGGTTTGTGTGCCCTAAATGTGGCAACCATGATTCGTCTAAAGTATCAGTAACCCGTCGCGTATGTGGCTATTTGGGTAGTCCTGATGCTCGTCCGTTTAATTTCGGTAAACAAGAAGAAGTTAAACGCCGTGTAAAACATCTATAG
- a CDS encoding endonuclease/exonuclease/phosphatase family protein: MRRFQALFATIFFAIPVTSHAEKLTISTWNMEWLTVNPNHHVYEGKRNDQDFSVLSSYFAKLNADVIAFQEVDSIEAFKRVSSPEYSIVLSDRNLPQYRNHQFSDINQYTGFAIRKGVPFADPKDVDLYGKGNHKLRFASYVVLYPDSAAPVHTLSVHLKAGCTGKFYSQKETCQTLLNQGQNLNFWIKEREKLGQEYVITGDFNHNLSFKQDWLWTTLTQGLKQAPNLATKNTQAECKVRKRNEGKQLHQFRSVIDHMIVSPKLNASNAKQVVYKDQDALNYHLSDHCPIVSSFNW, encoded by the coding sequence ATGCGTCGATTTCAAGCTTTATTTGCCACGATTTTCTTTGCCATACCCGTTACCTCACATGCCGAAAAATTAACCATAAGCACCTGGAATATGGAATGGCTTACGGTTAACCCAAATCACCATGTTTATGAGGGCAAACGAAATGACCAAGACTTTTCCGTATTAAGTTCATACTTTGCCAAGCTCAATGCCGATGTGATTGCCTTTCAAGAGGTAGACAGTATAGAAGCATTCAAGCGGGTGAGCTCACCTGAGTATTCGATAGTGCTTTCAGACAGAAATTTACCGCAATACCGCAATCATCAGTTTTCCGATATTAACCAGTACACCGGATTTGCGATTCGTAAAGGCGTTCCTTTTGCGGATCCAAAAGATGTCGATCTGTACGGTAAAGGAAATCATAAACTCCGATTTGCCTCTTATGTGGTTCTCTATCCTGACAGTGCAGCACCCGTTCATACATTGTCCGTGCATTTAAAAGCAGGGTGCACTGGGAAATTTTATTCGCAAAAAGAGACCTGCCAGACACTTTTAAACCAAGGACAGAATCTCAACTTCTGGATAAAAGAACGTGAGAAACTTGGGCAAGAATACGTGATTACGGGTGATTTCAACCATAACTTGAGCTTTAAGCAAGATTGGCTTTGGACAACTCTTACTCAAGGTTTAAAACAAGCACCAAATCTCGCGACTAAGAACACACAGGCAGAGTGTAAAGTTCGAAAACGTAACGAGGGCAAACAACTGCATCAATTTCGTTCTGTGATTGACCACATGATTGTCAGCCCAAAACTCAATGCGTCTAACGCTAAACAAGTGGTTTATAAAGACCAAGATGCGCTCAACTATCACTTGAGTGATCACTGCCCAATTGTCTCTTCGTTTAATTGGTAA